A single region of the Amia ocellicauda isolate fAmiCal2 chromosome 8, fAmiCal2.hap1, whole genome shotgun sequence genome encodes:
- the stard4 gene encoding stAR-related lipid transfer protein 4 → MGSLPDASLLTTKLQNALISYHGIEEDEWRVAKKTKDVTVWRKPSEEFNGFLYKAQGVVKDSPNRVVDYIRPGPYRLDWDSLMTSMDIVETFDERGCCMMRYTTAGQLWNIIAPREFIDFSYTTDFQEGLLSCGVSIEYGETRQSFVRGFNHPCGWFCVPLEDNPGHSLLTGFIQTDLRGILPQSAVDSAMASTLANFYTDLRKALKV, encoded by the exons ATGGGAAGTTTACCAGATGCCAGCCTTCTGACCACAAAGCTGCAGAACGCCCTGATCAGCTACCACGGCATTGAGGAGGACGAGTGGAGGGTGGCAAAGAAAACC AAAGACGTAACCGTGTGGAGGAAGCCGTCTGAAGAGTTTAATGGGTTCCT GTATAAAGCTCAGGGGGTTGTGAAGGACAGTCCCAACAGGGTGGTGGACTACATCCGGCCGGGCCCGTACCGGCTGGACTGGGACAGCCTGATGACCTCCATGGACATCGTGGAAACATTCGATGAG CGGGGGTGCTGTATGATGCGCTACACGACGGCGGGGCAGCTGTGGAACATCATCGCCCCCCGGGAGTTCATTGACTTCTCCTACACCACCGACTTCCAGGAGGGGCTGCTGTCCTGCG GTGTCAGCATCGAGTACGGGGAGACGCGGCAGAGCTTCGTCCGAGGGTTCAACCACCCCTGCGGCTGGTTCTGCGTCCCCCTGGAGGACAACCCCGGCCACAGCCTGCTGACTGGCTTCATCCAGACGGACCTGAGGGGCATCCTGCCGCAGTCGGCCGTGGACTCGGCCATGGCCAGCACCCTGGCCAACTTCTACACAGACCTGCGCAAGGCCCTCAAAGTATAG